One Lytechinus pictus isolate F3 Inbred chromosome 12, Lp3.0, whole genome shotgun sequence genomic region harbors:
- the LOC129273593 gene encoding protease-associated domain-containing protein 1-like — protein MEKGLIKGHRVNENLVFRVLKPSHINYDFTIRPAKNFGGTFNFVYNGIQLVAADPIEACGEIQNADEVRGAVALVKRGECSFLSKSIVADRAGALMVIIFDYDKKNDNRFIDMIDDDTRRPTTIPTAFMQGRDGFWLEQYLTVDKEIIEIAIPVNTTGIPYSHLHRPPWTLW, from the exons ATGGAAAAGGGGCTTATCAAAG GCCACAGAGTAAATGAAAATCTGGTATTTAGGGTGCTGAAACCAAGCCACATTAACTATGACTTCACCATCAGACCTGCCAAGAACTTTGGAGGAACCTTT AATTTCGTTTACAATGGAATTCAACTTGTGGCTGCTGATCCGATAGAGGCATGCGGAGAGATTCAAAATGCAGATGAAGTCAGAGGAGCCGTTGCTCTAGTAAAACGAGG GGAGTGTTCATTTTTATCCAAAAGCATTGTCGCTGACCGGGCCGGTGCATTGATGGTGATTATCTTTGATTATGACAAGAAAAATGATAACAGATTCATTGATATGATTGACGATGATACAAGACGTCCGACTACTATTCCGACAGCGTTCATGCAGGGAAGAGATGG ATTTTGGCTTGAGCAATACCTCACAGTAGACAAAGAAATCATAGAGATAGCCATTCCAGTCAACACAACTGGCATTCCATACTCTCATCTTCACAGGCCACCGTGGACGCTCTGGTAG
- the LOC129272961 gene encoding uncharacterized protein LOC129272961 isoform X1, with protein MARDNKCAARTVRTDVASGYPKDLSTFGRSPTAKMLQPEMSNMPMSAMSREMTTRGSGRLHRVRENENEDMAEIKKGHSDPGVMTRVVRAVVPHLALMAIFFLYLAFGAWVFFMLENDCSLKCQMELQEAKMKMMDIAANRTLCNPSGSTALPPQDARGRMTSPSGRDGNDNVVPSESSEVCDDMMEEMDEHFDAVMKKMVRSGMTVGKMDSILVGRTWNLTSAMLFSMTTITTIGKFCPCSIYHPYLKLQTMRFYRFLPIRYDY; from the exons ATGGCAAG AGATAACAAGTGTGCTGCCCGTACTGTCAGAACTGACGTTGCTTCTGGATATCCCAAAGACCTATCAACCTTTGGAAGATCACCCACCGCCAAAATGTTGCAGCCAGAGATGTCGAATATGCCGATGAGCGCTATGAGTCGGGAGATGACCACGAGAGGGTCGGGGCGGCTGCATAGGGTCAGGGAGAATGAGAATGAAGACATGGCCGAAATCAAGAAGGGTCACTCGGACCCAGGGGTTATGACAAGGGTTGTCCGAGCCGTTGTTCCTCACCTGGCCCTCATGGCCATCTTCTTCCTCTACCTTGCTTTCGGGGCATGGGTTTTCTTCATGCTGGAGAACGACTGCTCTCTGAAATGCCAGATGGAGCTACAGGAAGccaagatgaagatgatggacATCGCGGCAAATAGAACACTCTGCAACCCGTCGGGGTCCACGGCGCTTCCTCCGCAAGACGCAAGGGGCCGGATGACATCACCGAGCGGAAGGGATGGCAATGACAATGTGGTGCCCTCTGAAAGCAGCGAAGTTTGTGATGATATGATGGAAGAGATGGATGAACATTTTGATGCTGTGATGAAGAAGATGGTACGTTCTGGTATGACCGTTGGAAAGATGGATTCCATACTTGTTGGTCGGACGTGGAATCTTACCAGCGCCATGCTCTTCAGTATGACCACCATTACTACTATTGGTAAGTTTTGTCCATGCTCAATTTATCACCCTTATCTTAAATTACAGACCATGcgtttttacagatttttaccaatcagatatgattattaa
- the LOC129272961 gene encoding uncharacterized protein LOC129272961 isoform X2, producing MLQPEMSNMPMSAMSREMTTRGSGRLHRVRENENEDMAEIKKGHSDPGVMTRVVRAVVPHLALMAIFFLYLAFGAWVFFMLENDCSLKCQMELQEAKMKMMDIAANRTLCNPSGSTALPPQDARGRMTSPSGRDGNDNVVPSESSEVCDDMMEEMDEHFDAVMKKMVRSGMTVGKMDSILVGRTWNLTSAMLFSMTTITTIGKFCPCSIYHPYLKLQTMRFYRFLPIRYDY from the coding sequence ATGTTGCAGCCAGAGATGTCGAATATGCCGATGAGCGCTATGAGTCGGGAGATGACCACGAGAGGGTCGGGGCGGCTGCATAGGGTCAGGGAGAATGAGAATGAAGACATGGCCGAAATCAAGAAGGGTCACTCGGACCCAGGGGTTATGACAAGGGTTGTCCGAGCCGTTGTTCCTCACCTGGCCCTCATGGCCATCTTCTTCCTCTACCTTGCTTTCGGGGCATGGGTTTTCTTCATGCTGGAGAACGACTGCTCTCTGAAATGCCAGATGGAGCTACAGGAAGccaagatgaagatgatggacATCGCGGCAAATAGAACACTCTGCAACCCGTCGGGGTCCACGGCGCTTCCTCCGCAAGACGCAAGGGGCCGGATGACATCACCGAGCGGAAGGGATGGCAATGACAATGTGGTGCCCTCTGAAAGCAGCGAAGTTTGTGATGATATGATGGAAGAGATGGATGAACATTTTGATGCTGTGATGAAGAAGATGGTACGTTCTGGTATGACCGTTGGAAAGATGGATTCCATACTTGTTGGTCGGACGTGGAATCTTACCAGCGCCATGCTCTTCAGTATGACCACCATTACTACTATTGGTAAGTTTTGTCCATGCTCAATTTATCACCCTTATCTTAAATTACAGACCATGcgtttttacagatttttaccaatcagatatgattattaa